Proteins encoded by one window of Misgurnus anguillicaudatus chromosome 4, ASM2758022v2, whole genome shotgun sequence:
- the irf9 gene encoding interferon regulatory factor 9, translating to MTSGKIRSTRRLRSWIVEQVNSGKYRGLEWDNPEKTMFRIPWKHAGKQDFRSEEDAAIFKAWAEFKGKLAENGSSDPASWKTRLRCALNKSPEFGEVTERSQLDISEPYKVYRLIPLEEQGVVKVKNEVGQKSVRSTRRRRSQTENEEQIACKKIKEELDTPQPITTEMPAIPHTAHEITLHAEVETMPSKSDNNIQLNVTIEAVPLSVASTDLHSFSVSVQYIGQEVLRREIVGKDVRIAYLPPSPVPPSQPSLNGTGFPRIPLPDPPSDMTSDPDLAPRMLALSKLLPFMERGVVLTSTRAGIYAKRFCQGRVFWRGPHNVTTEPCKMERAGDPTLLFNNDLFRQELDSFRQGGDPPESDITLCFGEELLDGDDLSEKHIIIKISLPWAKSQIGEIQAIRDFISLASQSSTGEVTLNIVDVLEQHITNP from the exons ATGACGTCCGGCAAAATTCGCTCTACGCGCCGCCTCCGCTCATGGATAGTGGAACAG GTGAACAGTGGGAAATATCGGGGACTGGAGTGGGACAACCCTGAAAAGACCATGTTCCGTATTCCATGGAAACATGCGGGAAAACAGGATTTCCGGAGTGAAGAAGATGCCGCTATTTTTA AGGCTTGGGCTGAGTTCAAAGGGAAACTTGCGGAGAATGGAAGTTCTGACCCTGCGTCCTGGAAAACTCGACTTCGATGCGCCCTTAACAAAAGTCCAGAGTTCGGTGAAGTCACTGAGAGGTCACAGCTGGACATCTCAGAACCTTATAAGGTTTACCGTCTCATACCGCTAGAAGaacaag GAGTTGTGAAAGTAAAAAATGAAGTTGGTCAGAAATCAGTTAGGAGCACCAGGAGGAGACGCAGCCAAACCGAGAATGAAGAACAGATTGCATGCAAAAAGATTAAAGAGGAGCTTGATACACCCCAGCCAATCACTACG GAGATGCCAGCAATTCCACATACAGCGCATGAGATTACACTTCATGCAGAAGTGGAGACAATGCCCTCAAAAAGTGACAACA ATATTCAGTTAAACGTCACCATCGAGGCGGTGCCTTTGTCAGTAGCCAGTACAG ATCTTCATTCGTTCTCTGTGAGCGTGCAGTACATCGGTCAGGAGGTTTTGAGGCGAGAGATCGTGGGTAAAGACGTTCGGATCGCTTACCTCCCACCCTCGCCCGTCCCCCCTTCCCAACCGTCTCTGAACGGCACCGGTTTTCCTCGGATCCCTCTCCCGGACCCTCCCTCGGACATGACCTCCGACCCCGACCTTGCCCCGCGCATGCTCGCCCTTTCTAAACTGCTGCCCTTCATGGAGCGTGGAGTGGTGCTCACCTCGACGAGAGCAGGCATATACGCCAAACGCTTCTGTCAGGGCAGAGTGTTCTGGAGAGGACCTCATAACGTCACCACAGAGCCGTGTAAAATGGAGCGCGCAGGCGACCCCACCCTACTGTTTAATAATGACCTGTTCAGACAGG agttagactctttCCGCCAAGGAGGAGATCCACCTGAGAGTGACATCACACTTTGTTTTGGAGAAGAGCTGCTGGATGGAGATGATCTGTCTGAGAAACACATTATCATTAAG ATCAGCCTCCCGTGGGCTAAGTCACAGATAGGGGAGATCCAGGCCATAAGAGACTTTATAAGCTTGGCCAGCCAATCATCTACAGGAGAGGTTACGCTCAACATTGTGGATGTATTAGAACAACACATAACAAACCCCTGA
- the emc9 gene encoding ER membrane protein complex subunit 9, protein MGEVELSCLAYVKMYLHASQFPRSSVNGVLLSSNPAGGAALSITDCVPLLHTHLSLTPITQLALTQVDVWCSQTQQRIVGYYQANACVSDSSPTPCALKIADKISEQCNNAVLLMIDGEKMFPDCRVPPIIMYERKDSRWALKDKHTIMLRQWEETCSVARQLFSSGDQKLLVDFDSHLDDITKDWTNQKLNAKVMELVSPANGVV, encoded by the exons ATGGGTGAGGTGGAGTTATCATGTCTGGCCTATGTGAAGATGTATCTGCACGCCAGTCAGTTTCCCCGCAGCAGTGTTAATGGAGTGCTGTTGTCCTCCAATCCTGCAGGAGGCGCTGCTCTCTCGATTACAGACTGTGTGCCACTGCTACACACTCACCTGTCTCTCACACCCATCACACAGCTCGCCCTCACACAG GTGGATGTTTGGTGTTCACAAACGCAGCAGAGGATTGTGGGGTATTATCAGGCGAATGCTTGTGTATCGGACAGCAG TCCAACACCTTGTGCTTTAAAGATCGCAGACAAGATCTCAGAGCAGTGTAACAATGCTGTGCTACTCATG atTGATGGAGAAAAGATGTTTCCGGACTGTCGCGTGCCTCCGATCATCATGTATGAGCGTAAAGACTCTCGCTGGGCTCTGAAAGACAAACATAC AATAATGCTTCGACAGTGGGAGGAAACTTGTTCAGTAGCTCGCCAGCTCTTTAGTTCTGGCGATCAGAAGCTCTTGGTGGATTTTGACAGTCATTTGGACGACATCACAAAAGACTGGACCAATCAGAAACTCAATGCCAAGGTCATGGAACTGGTCTCTCCAGCCAATGGAGTTGTGTAA
- the psme2 gene encoding proteasome activator complex subunit 2 — MSKTKVLKINTDNAVRIENYRQSLYKQAEELFSNYIPLKICQFDNLLKSDELSVTDLQSLHAPLDIPIPDPPAPEDEEMETDKNEDDEKKKKAPKCGFIKGNERIVKLLDVVKPEIVALKETCITVSCWISHLIPKIEDGNDFGVAIQEKILERITAVKTKLETFQTNINKYFSERGDAVAKASKETHVMDYRSLVHEKDEAIYSEIRVMVLDIRGFYAELYDVISKNLEKVVNPKGEEKPSMY, encoded by the exons ATGTCCAAAACAAAAGTACTGAAGATAAACACTGATAATGCAGTCCGG ATTGAAAACTACCGACAGTCTCTATATAAGCAG gCAGAAGAGCTTTTCTCCAATTACATTCCTCTGAAGATATGTCAGTTTGACAATCTGCTTAAG AGTGATGAGTTGAGCGTTACTGATCTTCAGTCTCTTCATGCACCTCTGGACATTCCCATCCCTGATCCACCTGCTCCTGAAGATGAG GAGATGGAGACGGACAAGAATGAAGATgatgagaaaaagaaaaaag CTCCCAAGTGTGGCTTCATCAAAGGGAATGAGCGAATCGTGAAGTTGCTGGATGTTGTGAAACCAGAGATCGTTGCTCTGAAGGAGACCTGTATCACT GTTTCTTGCTGGATTTCTCATCTAATTCCAAAAATAGAGGATGGAAATGACTTTGGAGTCGCAATTCAG GAGAAAATCCTTGAGAGAATTACAGCTGTGAAGACAAAGCTGGAGACCTTTCAGACCAACATTAATAA ATATTTCTCTGAGAGGGGCGATGCAGTGGCCAAAGCCTCTAAAGAAACTCATGTG ATGGATTATCGCTCTCTAGTACACGAGAAGGATGAAGCGATTTATTCTGAGATTCGAGTTATGGTCCTTGATATACGTGGGTTTTAT GCTGAGCTCTATGATGTCATCAGTAAGAATCTGGAAAAGGTGGTGAATCCCAAAGGAGAAGAGAAACCGTCCATGTACTGA
- the lsm5 gene encoding U6 snRNA-associated Sm-like protein LSm5 isoform X2: protein MVTRLFIRVGQPDLGTPHFFTFMKAKCDVHFNELVDKCIGSRIHIVMKNDKEIVGTLLGFDDFVNMVLEDVTEFEITPEGRRITKLDQILLNGNNITMLIPGGEGPEV, encoded by the exons ATGGTTACTCGTTTGTTTATAAGAGTAGGACAACCAGATTTAGGAACGCCGCATTTTTTTACCTTCATGAAAGCTAAATGTGATGTGCACTTCAATG AGCTGGTAGATAAATGCATCGGCTCACGGATTCACATCGTCATGAAGAATGATAAAGAGATTGTTGGAACTCTGCTCGGGTTTGATGATTTTGTCA ACATGGTCCTTGAGGATGTGACAGAGTT TGAAATCACTCCAGAGGGaagacggatcacaaaactggATCAGATTCTACTCAATGGCAATAACATCACAATG TTGATCCCAGGAGGAGAAGGACCAGAAGTCTGA
- the lsm5 gene encoding U6 snRNA-associated Sm-like protein LSm5 isoform X1: MFLCARMVTSIYRCHMIICQRLFGSIKMAATATTNPSQLLPLELVDKCIGSRIHIVMKNDKEIVGTLLGFDDFVNMVLEDVTEFEITPEGRRITKLDQILLNGNNITMLIPGGEGPEV; encoded by the exons ATGTTTCTCTGTGCGCGAATGGTCACGTCTATTTATCGATGTCACATGATCATCTGTCAGCGATTATTTGGGTCTATTAAAATGGCGGCAACCGCAACAACGAATCCTTCCCAGCTCCTACCACTCG AGCTGGTAGATAAATGCATCGGCTCACGGATTCACATCGTCATGAAGAATGATAAAGAGATTGTTGGAACTCTGCTCGGGTTTGATGATTTTGTCA ACATGGTCCTTGAGGATGTGACAGAGTT TGAAATCACTCCAGAGGGaagacggatcacaaaactggATCAGATTCTACTCAATGGCAATAACATCACAATG TTGATCCCAGGAGGAGAAGGACCAGAAGTCTGA
- the lsm5 gene encoding U6 snRNA-associated Sm-like protein LSm5 isoform X3 — protein sequence MKNDKEIVGTLLGFDDFVNMVLEDVTEFEITPEGRRITKLDQILLNGNNITMLIPGGEGPEV from the exons ATGAAGAATGATAAAGAGATTGTTGGAACTCTGCTCGGGTTTGATGATTTTGTCA ACATGGTCCTTGAGGATGTGACAGAGTT TGAAATCACTCCAGAGGGaagacggatcacaaaactggATCAGATTCTACTCAATGGCAATAACATCACAATG TTGATCCCAGGAGGAGAAGGACCAGAAGTCTGA